One genomic segment of Culturomica massiliensis includes these proteins:
- a CDS encoding peroxiredoxin family protein has translation MKNCIILFIFACLAGCTGRQQADTDVIRLTLTKSQDTVSRPRSASGFLSEEKNPFPSIHPETVTRIPGWKNSQLYYNDIDFPQLLFQAYKAGRVSQELCMEYFRGWGRDTNSCSPVERKGYFALLTGEGEDGLEYVVADGNGNFDFTDDRVQPLSAATSPVKVVFERFDGNRPVTDSSWILPKRLSGDEAFLYVQYREKTETTFSLEGKNYICRMIPSGLQYGEQRTSIECESSDTLLKCAPNEYLKLGDAYYKADSVGDDGRYLRLSRVKDTASMAGTQVGFPPIPFTVTATDGRILRFPGDFKGKYVLLDFWATTCGPCRDEIRNVYPALYERYKAQGFEILGIAADNAADIAAFSRTVPLPWPVVAERDQQTKPGRLYNINGYPSLFLISPGGRILYKGDILRGEILKMILDRIFKPEQPKTERL, from the coding sequence ATGAAAAATTGCATTATACTGTTTATCTTCGCTTGCCTGGCAGGTTGCACAGGGAGGCAGCAGGCGGATACGGATGTCATCCGTCTGACGCTTACAAAATCGCAGGACACGGTTTCGCGTCCGCGTTCGGCCAGCGGATTCCTTTCAGAAGAAAAAAATCCCTTTCCCAGTATTCATCCTGAAACCGTAACACGTATTCCCGGTTGGAAAAATTCGCAATTGTATTATAACGATATCGACTTTCCGCAGCTCCTGTTCCAGGCGTATAAGGCCGGGCGGGTCAGCCAGGAACTCTGTATGGAATATTTCAGGGGATGGGGAAGGGATACCAATTCTTGTTCCCCTGTCGAACGCAAAGGCTATTTCGCCCTGTTGACGGGAGAAGGTGAGGACGGTTTGGAATATGTTGTGGCCGACGGTAATGGGAACTTCGACTTTACCGACGACCGGGTGCAACCCCTCTCCGCTGCCACTTCCCCGGTAAAAGTTGTCTTCGAGCGATTCGACGGCAACCGCCCTGTAACCGATTCGTCCTGGATCCTTCCCAAGCGGCTGTCCGGTGATGAAGCTTTTTTGTACGTACAATACCGGGAAAAAACAGAAACAACCTTCTCTCTGGAGGGGAAAAACTATATTTGCCGGATGATCCCTTCCGGCCTGCAATACGGGGAACAACGCACATCGATCGAATGTGAGTCGTCCGACACCCTGCTTAAATGTGCGCCCAATGAATATCTGAAACTGGGCGATGCCTATTACAAAGCCGACAGCGTCGGCGACGACGGCCGCTACCTTCGTTTGTCCCGCGTAAAGGATACGGCGTCGATGGCCGGCACTCAGGTCGGTTTCCCGCCTATTCCTTTCACCGTTACGGCCACTGATGGGCGCATCCTTCGTTTCCCCGGGGATTTCAAGGGTAAATATGTCTTGCTTGATTTCTGGGCAACCACCTGCGGCCCTTGCCGCGATGAAATCCGGAATGTCTATCCCGCTCTTTACGAGCGCTACAAAGCACAGGGATTTGAAATTCTGGGCATAGCCGCCGACAATGCTGCCGATATTGCCGCTTTCAGCCGCACCGTTCCCCTGCCGTGGCCTGTCGTCGCCGAACGCGACCAGCAGACGAAACCCGGCCGGCTGTACAACATCAACGGCTATCCTTCCCTTTTCCTGATCTCTCCCGGGGGGCGTATTCTCTATAAGGGCGATATCCTCCGGGGCGAAATCCTCAAAATGATTCTGGACAGGATATTTAAACCGGAACAGCCGAAAACCGAACGG